The Candidatus Rhabdochlamydia sp. T3358 genome includes a region encoding these proteins:
- a CDS encoding histidine phosphatase family protein, producing the protein MVSLKQKEFYFIRHGQTDHNCGKIEGEHLDIPLNKKGRSQAIAIEPLVTNLPLLLVWSSPLKRAKETADILLHKLSLERVETVEFSECTVAIWEKMREGERAESIESFLQTVTMGLERVLTEKGPSLIIAHGGIYFAICKILGIPTDGIIDNCVPVRFYFDKKEYLWQIGDCT; encoded by the coding sequence ATGGTATCTTTGAAACAGAAAGAGTTTTATTTCATTAGGCATGGTCAAACAGATCACAACTGCGGCAAGATTGAAGGAGAGCACTTAGATATCCCTTTAAACAAAAAAGGTCGTAGTCAAGCAATAGCTATTGAACCTCTGGTTACCAATCTTCCTCTTCTCTTAGTTTGGTCCAGCCCTTTGAAGCGAGCAAAAGAGACAGCTGATATCTTACTGCATAAACTCTCATTAGAACGAGTTGAAACAGTTGAATTTAGTGAGTGCACTGTTGCTATCTGGGAAAAAATGAGAGAAGGAGAAAGAGCTGAATCAATAGAAAGTTTTTTACAAACAGTGACAATGGGCCTTGAACGAGTGCTCACTGAAAAAGGACCTTCTCTTATCATTGCTCATGGGGGCATCTATTTTGCAATCTGCAAAATTCTTGGGATTCCAACTGATGGAATTATCGATAACTGCGTTCCTGTTAGATTTTATTTTGACAAGAAGGAATATCTCTGGCAGATAGGGGATTGTACTTAA
- a CDS encoding IS3 family transposase: MSVSTQEGWLYIAVVMDLFSRKVVGLSMSDRLETELVTKALKQALYNRKTNKDLMFHSDRGTQYTSNEFKELANRHGITLSMSAKGRCYDNAVAESFFHTLKTEEVHLSNYRIREEAKTSIFEYVEIFYNRKRLHSTLGYVSPIDFEAAWNCTAERVI; this comes from the coding sequence ATATCAGTATCTACTCAAGAAGGTTGGTTATATATAGCGGTGGTAATGGATCTTTTTTCTAGGAAAGTAGTAGGCCTTAGCATGAGTGATAGGCTAGAGACAGAGCTAGTCACAAAAGCGTTAAAGCAAGCTCTGTACAATCGCAAAACAAATAAAGACTTGATGTTTCACTCAGATAGAGGAACTCAATACACGAGTAATGAATTTAAAGAATTGGCTAATCGACATGGGATAACATTAAGTATGAGTGCAAAAGGGCGCTGTTACGACAATGCAGTTGCAGAAAGTTTTTTTCACACCTTAAAAACAGAAGAGGTTCACCTCAGCAACTATAGAATTAGAGAAGAAGCCAAAACCAGTATTTTTGAATATGTAGAGATTTTTTATAACCGCAAAAGATTGCATTCGACTTTAGGATATGTGTCGCCTATAGATTTTGAGGCTGCATGGAATTGTACAGCTGAGAGAGTGATATAA
- a CDS encoding NUDIX domain-containing protein has product MTTMMEGLSTKKRSGAAINVYLLLKRNDKILLSLRKNTGYFDEHYGLISGHVEDGESASMAIIREAKEEAGLNIGHEQLIFVHAMHRKTDRFNVDVFFECKNWEGEPSNLEMDKCAELHFFPIKNLPINLIPYIGQALYAITYRVPYAEDGWYL; this is encoded by the coding sequence ATGACTACGATGATGGAAGGTTTGAGTACAAAGAAGAGAAGTGGTGCAGCCATTAATGTTTATCTTCTCTTGAAAAGAAATGATAAAATCTTACTTTCTTTGAGAAAAAACACCGGATATTTTGATGAGCATTATGGACTTATCTCTGGTCATGTAGAAGACGGTGAATCCGCAAGCATGGCCATCATCCGTGAAGCTAAAGAAGAAGCAGGTCTCAATATCGGTCATGAGCAGCTAATATTTGTTCATGCCATGCACCGCAAAACCGATCGATTCAATGTAGATGTTTTTTTTGAATGCAAGAATTGGGAAGGAGAACCTAGTAATCTAGAAATGGATAAATGTGCAGAATTACATTTCTTCCCTATAAAAAATCTTCCTATCAATCTGATTCCCTATATTGGTCAGGCTCTTTACGCTATTACCTATAGAGTTCCTTATGCAGAAGATGGATGGTATCTTTGA
- the epmA gene encoding EF-P lysine aminoacylase EpmA: MSKKDLSLLYSRADLLAKVRNFFLQRKVLEVDCPALSLTAPIDPHIDVMKVCISDKIGYLHTSPEYRMKRLLSYGIKDIYQLSHVFRDHEFGRWHNPEFTMLEWYRIDWSLEQIITETLELLQIALGNLPIHTYTYREVFIQATKIDCDTCDIQKLLDCLKAHKIQVSDTNWDRDALIQLVMSSVVEPTLDPHYLTVITDFPKEQAALAKTRLVDQKLVACRFEVYYKTVEIANGYQELTDPQENKLRIEEANQIRLLMGKEALPIDEKFLQDLKLPSCCGVALGFDRLLALKHGLDNLKPILPFSWDET; the protein is encoded by the coding sequence GTGTCTAAAAAAGATCTCTCTTTATTATATAGCAGAGCCGATCTACTTGCTAAAGTACGTAACTTTTTTTTGCAAAGAAAGGTTTTAGAAGTGGATTGCCCTGCATTATCTCTGACAGCTCCCATAGATCCTCATATCGACGTAATGAAGGTTTGTATAAGTGATAAAATAGGCTATTTACACACTTCTCCAGAATACCGCATGAAGAGGCTGCTCTCTTATGGTATCAAAGATATCTATCAACTCAGTCACGTGTTTCGAGATCATGAATTCGGTAGATGGCATAACCCAGAATTCACCATGCTGGAATGGTATCGAATAGACTGGTCCTTAGAGCAAATCATTACAGAAACTTTGGAGCTATTGCAGATAGCCTTGGGCAATCTTCCTATTCATACTTATACCTATCGAGAGGTTTTCATCCAGGCTACAAAAATCGATTGTGATACGTGTGATATACAAAAGTTATTGGACTGCCTAAAAGCTCATAAGATTCAGGTATCCGATACAAATTGGGATAGGGATGCTTTGATTCAATTAGTGATGAGCTCTGTGGTTGAACCTACTTTAGATCCTCATTACCTGACTGTGATTACCGATTTTCCCAAAGAACAAGCAGCACTTGCCAAAACCCGTTTAGTTGATCAAAAGTTGGTAGCGTGTCGCTTTGAGGTGTATTATAAAACGGTAGAAATAGCCAATGGATATCAAGAATTAACCGATCCACAAGAAAATAAACTACGTATCGAAGAAGCTAACCAAATTCGCCTTTTAATGGGAAAAGAAGCCCTTCCTATCGATGAAAAATTTCTCCAAGATCTCAAGCTTCCTTCTTGTTGTGGAGTAGCCTTAGGATTTGATCGCCTGCTTGCTCTTAAACATGGGTTAGATAACCTAAAGCCCATTCTACCTTTTTCCTGGGATGAAACCTAA
- a CDS encoding NAD+ synthase, with product MRIFVSQLNPTIGDLEGNTKKILYSLEQARLSNAELVLFSELILSGYPPEDLLLQRSFIEAHAYYLEQIIEASSGLIVILGLVRQNKDRAGKSLINSAAVIYDRKLLGFQDKQLLPTYDVFDERRYFEPGSKTCIWPLKGKRIGILICEDMWQHLGGSYTHDPVLDLVDLQPDLILNLSASPYRFEKLETRIEVCLACARTLKCPVVLCCQVGANDQLVFAGYSTYVNSQAKLQQLAKGFEEDTMLLDTDAVSTPYTFTTDPFKDLYQALVLGVRDYFVKLGFKKACLGISGGIDSALVACIAVDALGRENVLGITMPSCYSSKQSLLDAMELAKNLKITLKQIPIEKPFQAYLELLQPYFVDQEFDATEENLQARIRGAILMAFSNKFGYLVLSTGNKSEMAMGYCTLYGDMCGGLSVLSDVTKQQVYILANLHKQRIPVSTLKKPPSAELKPNQLDSDSLPPYDIIDQVLQGYMEEHLSPEEISHQYQIPLDLVKQLIKRMYNAEYKRQQAAPGIRVSRRAFQAGRRFPIVQKWV from the coding sequence ATGCGTATTTTTGTTTCTCAATTAAATCCAACTATTGGTGATTTAGAAGGAAACACAAAAAAAATACTTTATTCTTTAGAGCAGGCGCGCTTAAGCAATGCAGAGCTTGTTCTCTTTTCAGAACTTATTTTGTCCGGCTATCCTCCAGAGGACTTATTATTACAAAGGTCTTTTATTGAAGCGCATGCTTATTATTTGGAACAGATTATTGAAGCATCTTCTGGTTTAATTGTGATTTTAGGATTGGTTCGTCAAAACAAAGATAGAGCAGGAAAATCTCTGATCAATAGCGCTGCAGTTATTTATGATAGAAAACTTTTAGGCTTTCAAGATAAACAATTGCTTCCTACCTACGATGTCTTTGATGAGAGGCGCTATTTTGAACCGGGATCAAAAACCTGTATCTGGCCATTGAAGGGTAAAAGAATAGGGATTTTGATTTGTGAGGATATGTGGCAACACTTAGGAGGTAGTTATACCCACGATCCTGTATTGGATCTAGTTGATTTGCAACCAGATCTTATCCTTAACTTATCAGCTTCTCCCTATAGATTTGAAAAGTTAGAAACTCGTATTGAAGTATGTCTTGCTTGTGCACGCACATTGAAATGTCCTGTTGTACTTTGTTGTCAGGTGGGAGCTAATGATCAGCTTGTATTTGCAGGCTATAGTACCTATGTAAACAGCCAAGCTAAACTGCAACAATTAGCAAAAGGATTTGAAGAAGATACCATGCTTCTTGATACAGATGCTGTATCGACCCCCTATACCTTTACTACCGATCCGTTTAAAGATTTATATCAAGCACTGGTATTGGGTGTGAGGGATTACTTTGTTAAACTGGGATTTAAAAAAGCTTGTTTGGGAATATCAGGTGGCATTGATTCTGCTTTGGTAGCTTGCATTGCAGTGGATGCATTAGGTAGAGAAAATGTATTAGGCATTACGATGCCTTCTTGCTATAGTTCAAAACAAAGTCTCTTGGATGCTATGGAATTAGCAAAAAACTTAAAAATAACGCTAAAGCAGATTCCTATTGAAAAGCCTTTTCAAGCATATCTTGAACTTTTACAGCCTTATTTTGTAGATCAAGAATTTGATGCGACCGAGGAGAATTTACAAGCTCGCATTAGAGGGGCCATTCTAATGGCTTTTTCCAATAAGTTTGGATACTTAGTTTTAAGTACAGGTAATAAAAGTGAGATGGCAATGGGTTATTGCACTTTATATGGGGATATGTGTGGAGGTTTAAGTGTGCTATCAGATGTGACTAAACAGCAGGTGTATATCTTAGCCAATTTACATAAACAGCGTATTCCTGTATCTACGTTAAAAAAGCCCCCTTCAGCTGAGCTTAAGCCCAATCAATTAGACAGTGACTCTCTTCCTCCTTATGATATTATAGATCAAGTATTACAAGGATATATGGAAGAACACCTTTCTCCTGAAGAGATTTCCCATCAATATCAAATACCACTGGATCTAGTGAAGCAATTAATTAAAAGAATGTACAACGCAGAGTATAAACGCCAGCAAGCGGCTCCTGGAATTCGCGTAAGTCGCAGGGCTTTTCAAGCAGGAAGGAGATTTCCCATTGTACAAAAATGGGTTTAG
- the efp gene encoding elongation factor P gives MAQYSTSDLRGGFKVEIEKEPYTVVSNEFVKPGKGQPFNRIKLKHLMTGRVIEKTFKSGEKVATADVEELKMRMLYKESDGVVFMDDESFEQFTIPLSILEDKQQWLLEEVLYDVTFYKGQPIDVIPPTFMEMRIVETAPGARGDTASGRVLKPAVTESGAKVQVPIFIEEGEKIKIDTRTGDYVARV, from the coding sequence ATGGCCCAATATAGCACAAGTGATCTAAGAGGTGGTTTTAAAGTAGAAATCGAAAAAGAGCCTTATACCGTTGTTAGCAATGAGTTTGTTAAACCGGGGAAAGGACAACCTTTCAATCGTATTAAACTCAAGCATTTGATGACAGGGCGTGTGATAGAAAAAACTTTTAAATCAGGTGAAAAGGTCGCAACAGCAGATGTAGAAGAGCTGAAGATGCGTATGTTATACAAAGAATCTGATGGGGTTGTTTTTATGGACGATGAGTCCTTTGAACAATTTACCATTCCTCTTTCTATCTTGGAAGATAAACAGCAATGGCTACTTGAAGAGGTCTTGTATGATGTAACCTTCTATAAAGGACAGCCGATTGATGTTATCCCCCCTACTTTCATGGAAATGCGTATTGTGGAAACAGCTCCGGGAGCACGCGGAGATACCGCTTCTGGACGTGTTTTAAAACCAGCGGTTACAGAAAGTGGTGCAAAAGTACAAGTTCCTATCTTTATTGAAGAAGGAGAGAAGATTAAAATAGACACACGTACGGGAGACTACGTCGCTCGTGTCTAA